One genomic region from Cardiocondyla obscurior isolate alpha-2009 linkage group LG19, Cobs3.1, whole genome shotgun sequence encodes:
- the Tpnt gene encoding troponin T, skeletal muscle isoform X2 produces MSDDEEQYSSEEEVEEVGRASQKESGENIEFMKRQEQKRSDLDEQLKEYIAEWRKQRAKEEEELKRLKEKQAKRKITRADEEKRLAQKKKEEEERRQREIEEKKQRDIEEKRRRLEESEKKRQAMMQAMKDQSKAKGPNFTITKKDLSGNLTSAQLERNKTKEQLEEEKKISLSIRIKPLEIEGLSIDKLRTKATELWEAIVKLETEKYDLEERQKRQDYDLKELKERQKQQLRHKALKKGLDPEALTGKYPPKIQVASKYERRVDTRSYDDKKKLFEGGYDTLLAEISEKTWKQKTEQFMKRTKTKLPKWFGERPGKKPGDPESPEGEEDVKAVADDDLEEPQFDEEEEEAKEEGEEEEEEEEEEEEEEEEEEEEEEEEEEEEEEEE; encoded by the exons gggTAGGGCGTCCCAAAA GGAATCTGGCGAGAATATTGAGTTTATGAAG AGGCAAGAACAGAAAAGAAGCGACCTTGACGAACAGCTTAAAGAATACATAGCGGAATGGCGAAAGCAGAGAGccaaggaggaggaggagttGAAGAGATTAAAG gagaagcaagccaagcgcaAGATCACCCGCGCGGACGAGGAAAAAAGATTGGCccagaagaagaaggaagaggaggagcGTCGCCAACGTGAAATTG AGGAGAAAAAACAACGTGACATCGAAGAGAAGAGAAG GCGCTTGGAAGAATCGGAAAAGAAGCGTCAGGCTATGATGCAAGCGATGAAAGATCAAAGCAAAGCAAAGGGTCCAAACTTTACCATCACCAAGAAGGATCTTTCG GGTAACCTTACGTCGGCGCAATTAGAGCGTAACAAGACGAAAGAGCAGCtcgaggaggaaaagaagatcTCCCTTAGTATTCGCATCAAGCCCTTGGAAATCGAAGGTCTGTCCATTGACAAGCTTCGGACTAAAGCTACCGAATTGTGGGAGGCCATTGTCAAACTGGAAACTGAAAAATACGATCTGGAGGAACGACAAAAGCGTCAGGATTACGAT CTTAAAGAGCTGAAGGAACGTCAGAAGCAACAACTGAGGCACAAAGCCTTGAAGAAAGGTCTCGATCCCGAGGCTTTAACCGGCAAATATCCC CCGAAAATCCAAGTTGCCTCCAAGTACGAGCGTCGCGTTGATACCAGGTCCTACGACGACAAGAAGAAACTTTTCGAGGGC GGCTATGACACGCTCTTAGCGGAGATCAGCGAGAAAACGTGGAAACAGAAAACAGAACAATTTATGAAGCGCACCAAAA CGAAATTACCTAAGTGGTTCGGTGAGAGACCGGGCAAGAAACCTGGCGATCCCGAATCACCGGAGGGCGAGGAAGACGTAAAGGCCGTAGCCGACGATGACCTCGAGGAGCCACAATTCgacgaggaggaggaagaggcgaAGGAGGAAggcgaagaagaggaggaggaggaggaagaggaggaggaagaggaagaagaagaggaggaagaagaggaggaggaggaggaggaggaggaagaggaagaataA
- the Tpnt gene encoding troponin T, skeletal muscle isoform X4: MSDDEEQYSGRASQKESGENIEFMKRQEQKRSDLDEQLKEYIAEWRKQRAKEEEELKRLKEKQAKRKITRADEEKRLAQKKKEEEERRQREIEEKKQRDIEEKRRRLEESEKKRQAMMQAMKDQSKAKGPNFTITKKDLSGNLTSAQLERNKTKEQLEEEKKISLSIRIKPLEIEGLSIDKLRTKATELWEAIVKLETEKYDLEERQKRQDYDLKELKERQKQQLRHKALKKGLDPEALTGKYPPKIQVASKYERRVDTRSYDDKKKLFEGGYDTLLAEISEKTWKQKTEQFMKRTKTKLPKWFGERPGKKPGDPESPEGEEDVKAVADDDLEEPQFDEEEEEAKEEGEEEEEEEEEEEEEEEEEEEEEEEEEEEEEEEE, translated from the exons gggTAGGGCGTCCCAAAA GGAATCTGGCGAGAATATTGAGTTTATGAAG AGGCAAGAACAGAAAAGAAGCGACCTTGACGAACAGCTTAAAGAATACATAGCGGAATGGCGAAAGCAGAGAGccaaggaggaggaggagttGAAGAGATTAAAG gagaagcaagccaagcgcaAGATCACCCGCGCGGACGAGGAAAAAAGATTGGCccagaagaagaaggaagaggaggagcGTCGCCAACGTGAAATTG AGGAGAAAAAACAACGTGACATCGAAGAGAAGAGAAG GCGCTTGGAAGAATCGGAAAAGAAGCGTCAGGCTATGATGCAAGCGATGAAAGATCAAAGCAAAGCAAAGGGTCCAAACTTTACCATCACCAAGAAGGATCTTTCG GGTAACCTTACGTCGGCGCAATTAGAGCGTAACAAGACGAAAGAGCAGCtcgaggaggaaaagaagatcTCCCTTAGTATTCGCATCAAGCCCTTGGAAATCGAAGGTCTGTCCATTGACAAGCTTCGGACTAAAGCTACCGAATTGTGGGAGGCCATTGTCAAACTGGAAACTGAAAAATACGATCTGGAGGAACGACAAAAGCGTCAGGATTACGAT CTTAAAGAGCTGAAGGAACGTCAGAAGCAACAACTGAGGCACAAAGCCTTGAAGAAAGGTCTCGATCCCGAGGCTTTAACCGGCAAATATCCC CCGAAAATCCAAGTTGCCTCCAAGTACGAGCGTCGCGTTGATACCAGGTCCTACGACGACAAGAAGAAACTTTTCGAGGGC GGCTATGACACGCTCTTAGCGGAGATCAGCGAGAAAACGTGGAAACAGAAAACAGAACAATTTATGAAGCGCACCAAAA CGAAATTACCTAAGTGGTTCGGTGAGAGACCGGGCAAGAAACCTGGCGATCCCGAATCACCGGAGGGCGAGGAAGACGTAAAGGCCGTAGCCGACGATGACCTCGAGGAGCCACAATTCgacgaggaggaggaagaggcgaAGGAGGAAggcgaagaagaggaggaggaggaggaagaggaggaggaagaggaagaagaagaggaggaagaagaggaggaggaggaggaggaggaggaagaggaagaataA
- the Tpnt gene encoding troponin T, skeletal muscle isoform X3 — protein sequence MSDDEEQYSGRASQKESGENIEFMKRQEQKRSDLDEQLKEYIAEWRKQRAKEEEELKRLKEKQAKRKITRADEEKRLAQKKKEEEERRQREIEEKKQRDIEEKRRRLEESEKKRQAMMQAMKDQSKAKGPNFTITKKDLSGNLTSAQLERNKTKEQLEEEKKISLSIRIKPLEIEGLSIDKLRTKATELWEAIVKLETEKYDLEERQKRQDYDLKELKERQKQQLRHKALKKGLDPEALTGKYPPKIQVASKYERRVDTRSYDDKKKLFEGGLTEQQKEFMEKQWAQQKEQFMGRQKTKLPKWFGERPGKKPGDPESPEGEEDVKAVADDDLEEPQFDEEEEEAKEEGEEEEEEEEEEEEEEEEEEEEEEEEEEEEEEEE from the exons gggTAGGGCGTCCCAAAA GGAATCTGGCGAGAATATTGAGTTTATGAAG AGGCAAGAACAGAAAAGAAGCGACCTTGACGAACAGCTTAAAGAATACATAGCGGAATGGCGAAAGCAGAGAGccaaggaggaggaggagttGAAGAGATTAAAG gagaagcaagccaagcgcaAGATCACCCGCGCGGACGAGGAAAAAAGATTGGCccagaagaagaaggaagaggaggagcGTCGCCAACGTGAAATTG AGGAGAAAAAACAACGTGACATCGAAGAGAAGAGAAG GCGCTTGGAAGAATCGGAAAAGAAGCGTCAGGCTATGATGCAAGCGATGAAAGATCAAAGCAAAGCAAAGGGTCCAAACTTTACCATCACCAAGAAGGATCTTTCG GGTAACCTTACGTCGGCGCAATTAGAGCGTAACAAGACGAAAGAGCAGCtcgaggaggaaaagaagatcTCCCTTAGTATTCGCATCAAGCCCTTGGAAATCGAAGGTCTGTCCATTGACAAGCTTCGGACTAAAGCTACCGAATTGTGGGAGGCCATTGTCAAACTGGAAACTGAAAAATACGATCTGGAGGAACGACAAAAGCGTCAGGATTACGAT CTTAAAGAGCTGAAGGAACGTCAGAAGCAACAACTGAGGCACAAAGCCTTGAAGAAAGGTCTCGATCCCGAGGCTTTAACCGGCAAATATCCC CCGAAAATCCAAGTTGCCTCCAAGTACGAGCGTCGCGTTGATACCAGGTCCTACGACGACAAGAAGAAACTTTTCGAGGGC GGTCTGACCGAACAGCAGAAGGAATTCATGGAGAAGCAGTGGGCTCAACAAAAGGAACAGTTCATGGGTCGTCAGAAGA CGAAATTACCTAAGTGGTTCGGTGAGAGACCGGGCAAGAAACCTGGCGATCCCGAATCACCGGAGGGCGAGGAAGACGTAAAGGCCGTAGCCGACGATGACCTCGAGGAGCCACAATTCgacgaggaggaggaagaggcgaAGGAGGAAggcgaagaagaggaggaggaggaggaagaggaggaggaagaggaagaagaagaggaggaagaagaggaggaggaggaggaggaggaggaagaggaagaataA
- the Tpnt gene encoding troponin T, skeletal muscle isoform X1 — protein MSDDEEQYSSEEEVEEVGRASQKESGENIEFMKRQEQKRSDLDEQLKEYIAEWRKQRAKEEEELKRLKEKQAKRKITRADEEKRLAQKKKEEEERRQREIEEKKQRDIEEKRRRLEESEKKRQAMMQAMKDQSKAKGPNFTITKKDLSGNLTSAQLERNKTKEQLEEEKKISLSIRIKPLEIEGLSIDKLRTKATELWEAIVKLETEKYDLEERQKRQDYDLKELKERQKQQLRHKALKKGLDPEALTGKYPPKIQVASKYERRVDTRSYDDKKKLFEGGLTEQQKEFMEKQWAQQKEQFMGRQKTKLPKWFGERPGKKPGDPESPEGEEDVKAVADDDLEEPQFDEEEEEAKEEGEEEEEEEEEEEEEEEEEEEEEEEEEEEEEEEE, from the exons gggTAGGGCGTCCCAAAA GGAATCTGGCGAGAATATTGAGTTTATGAAG AGGCAAGAACAGAAAAGAAGCGACCTTGACGAACAGCTTAAAGAATACATAGCGGAATGGCGAAAGCAGAGAGccaaggaggaggaggagttGAAGAGATTAAAG gagaagcaagccaagcgcaAGATCACCCGCGCGGACGAGGAAAAAAGATTGGCccagaagaagaaggaagaggaggagcGTCGCCAACGTGAAATTG AGGAGAAAAAACAACGTGACATCGAAGAGAAGAGAAG GCGCTTGGAAGAATCGGAAAAGAAGCGTCAGGCTATGATGCAAGCGATGAAAGATCAAAGCAAAGCAAAGGGTCCAAACTTTACCATCACCAAGAAGGATCTTTCG GGTAACCTTACGTCGGCGCAATTAGAGCGTAACAAGACGAAAGAGCAGCtcgaggaggaaaagaagatcTCCCTTAGTATTCGCATCAAGCCCTTGGAAATCGAAGGTCTGTCCATTGACAAGCTTCGGACTAAAGCTACCGAATTGTGGGAGGCCATTGTCAAACTGGAAACTGAAAAATACGATCTGGAGGAACGACAAAAGCGTCAGGATTACGAT CTTAAAGAGCTGAAGGAACGTCAGAAGCAACAACTGAGGCACAAAGCCTTGAAGAAAGGTCTCGATCCCGAGGCTTTAACCGGCAAATATCCC CCGAAAATCCAAGTTGCCTCCAAGTACGAGCGTCGCGTTGATACCAGGTCCTACGACGACAAGAAGAAACTTTTCGAGGGC GGTCTGACCGAACAGCAGAAGGAATTCATGGAGAAGCAGTGGGCTCAACAAAAGGAACAGTTCATGGGTCGTCAGAAGA CGAAATTACCTAAGTGGTTCGGTGAGAGACCGGGCAAGAAACCTGGCGATCCCGAATCACCGGAGGGCGAGGAAGACGTAAAGGCCGTAGCCGACGATGACCTCGAGGAGCCACAATTCgacgaggaggaggaagaggcgaAGGAGGAAggcgaagaagaggaggaggaggaggaagaggaggaggaagaggaagaagaagaggaggaagaagaggaggaggaggaggaggaggaggaagaggaagaataA
- the Tpnt gene encoding troponin T, skeletal muscle isoform X5 — MKRQEQKRSDLDEQLKEYIAEWRKQRAKEEEELKRLKEKQAKRKITRADEEKRLAQKKKEEEERRQREIEEKKQRDIEEKRRRLEESEKKRQAMMQAMKDQSKAKGPNFTITKKDLSGNLTSAQLERNKTKEQLEEEKKISLSIRIKPLEIEGLSIDKLRTKATELWEAIVKLETEKYDLEERQKRQDYDLKELKERQKQQLRHKALKKGLDPEALTGKYPPKIQVASKYERRVDTRSYDDKKKLFEGGLTEQQKEFMEKQWAQQKEQFMGRQKTKLPKWFGERPGKKPGDPESPEGEEDVKAVADDDLEEPQFDEEEEEAKEEGEEEEEEEEEEEEEEEEEEEEEEEEEEEEEEEE, encoded by the exons ATGAAG AGGCAAGAACAGAAAAGAAGCGACCTTGACGAACAGCTTAAAGAATACATAGCGGAATGGCGAAAGCAGAGAGccaaggaggaggaggagttGAAGAGATTAAAG gagaagcaagccaagcgcaAGATCACCCGCGCGGACGAGGAAAAAAGATTGGCccagaagaagaaggaagaggaggagcGTCGCCAACGTGAAATTG AGGAGAAAAAACAACGTGACATCGAAGAGAAGAGAAG GCGCTTGGAAGAATCGGAAAAGAAGCGTCAGGCTATGATGCAAGCGATGAAAGATCAAAGCAAAGCAAAGGGTCCAAACTTTACCATCACCAAGAAGGATCTTTCG GGTAACCTTACGTCGGCGCAATTAGAGCGTAACAAGACGAAAGAGCAGCtcgaggaggaaaagaagatcTCCCTTAGTATTCGCATCAAGCCCTTGGAAATCGAAGGTCTGTCCATTGACAAGCTTCGGACTAAAGCTACCGAATTGTGGGAGGCCATTGTCAAACTGGAAACTGAAAAATACGATCTGGAGGAACGACAAAAGCGTCAGGATTACGAT CTTAAAGAGCTGAAGGAACGTCAGAAGCAACAACTGAGGCACAAAGCCTTGAAGAAAGGTCTCGATCCCGAGGCTTTAACCGGCAAATATCCC CCGAAAATCCAAGTTGCCTCCAAGTACGAGCGTCGCGTTGATACCAGGTCCTACGACGACAAGAAGAAACTTTTCGAGGGC GGTCTGACCGAACAGCAGAAGGAATTCATGGAGAAGCAGTGGGCTCAACAAAAGGAACAGTTCATGGGTCGTCAGAAGA CGAAATTACCTAAGTGGTTCGGTGAGAGACCGGGCAAGAAACCTGGCGATCCCGAATCACCGGAGGGCGAGGAAGACGTAAAGGCCGTAGCCGACGATGACCTCGAGGAGCCACAATTCgacgaggaggaggaagaggcgaAGGAGGAAggcgaagaagaggaggaggaggaggaagaggaggaggaagaggaagaagaagaggaggaagaagaggaggaggaggaggaggaggaggaagaggaagaataA